The sequence TTTTATAGTCTTTTTCAGTTCCTTTATTGTCAACATCCTAGGGTCTTCTGCTGAGGCTTTTATAAAATTACTTGGATCATCTTTATATAAATTAGATTTATATTCAATTTTAGCAGTTGTTTCCTTAGTTTCTACATTATAAATATTTACATTACTAAAAATCCATTTATTTTCTTCTGTATCAAACTTAGCACTTTTAGCTGTGATTATTTCTTTTGGTTTAGAAATTTCTGTATTAAACTTAACAACTTCAATATTTTCTGCAAGACCAGTTTCTCTATTTATTTTTCCCATTAAATACAAATATCCTTCTGTGTTATTTATAAAAAAGGCATTTTCTTTTGTTGTAGGTAATTTTAGAGTTTCATCTATCTCACCTCTTCTATAAAAATTAATTTTAGCTAGTGATTTTGTATAGATAGAATTATTTACAAAAAACACAAATAATGAAATTACAAAAGCTATAATAAGAGGTGCTCTAACTATCCTTAAAAACCTTATTCCTGATGTTTTTAATGAAACTATCTCTAAGTTACTAGCCATTATACTTATAGTTATAAGTCCTGCTAGTAATACAGAAAGAGGTGCAGTTTCAACAAACATTTTAGGTAATAGATTTAGAATATAATCAAAAATTTCTCCCCCTGCAAGTTTACCTTGATTAATATATTTAATTATTTTAAATGTTTGAGCAAGTAAAAACACTCCCATAAAACCAATTATATTCATTAAAAAGAATTTTATGAAATATTTACTTATATATATATCCATTTTTTTTATCATTATATTCCTCTCACCTCTTTTGCTTTATACAATTTATATCCTAATAAATATAAAAGTAAATTTGGTGTCCAAGTTGCAATAAATGGATTTAATTTCCCAGCTGTTGCCATAACAATTCCTATATTTAAAAATATAATGTAAGCAAATACTATTATCATTGCTAAAACAAACGAATACTTTTTTGATATTCTATGATGTCCTAAAGAAAGGCAAAATCCTATAACTGCAAGAGGAACAGTAGAAAAAACTAAGGCTAATTTTCTAAAAATTTCTATCTTATATTTTATAACTTCTGTGGCTTCAACCTTTTTTAAACCTTTAATAAGGTCAATAATACTAAGTGCCTCAACATCTTTTATTTTTATATTTAAATCTTGAAAATATGCTGTTAATACAACTCTCTTTTCATCAAAAGTTCCTACTAAATTCTTCTTTCCTTTTTCATCAAAACTAACAAATTGTGACTCTTTTATAATAATGGCACTGTCTTTCCAAAAAGCTTCTTCTCCTGTTAATACCATAGGAAATTTATTTTTATCTTCTGGCTTTTCAAAGGCAATAATATTTTTTGCTTTACCATCAGAACTAACCTCATCAACATAGATACTATATTCATCCAAATTATCTATAAAAGTCTTTTCTTTTAATTGAAAAACTGGATTTTCATAAGCAATTTTAGTCCCCACATACTTTAATTTTATAAAAGAACGAGGTATTATACTTTCTTGTAAGAAAACTATAAAAATTGATGCTCCTATTGCAATAGCAAGTATTGGTTTTAAAATATCTCTAATAGACATTCCTGTTGATACCATAGCTACTGATTCACTATTTCTACTAAATTTTGTAAAACATATCATTATACCTAAAAACATTCCTATTGGAATTGTTTGAGTAAGTATAGGTGGTATATAAAAGGAAAGTAATCTTAAAACATCAAAAACTGAAATCCCTTTTACTATTATATGTTCCATCATAGTTACAACAATATCCAATAAGAAAATAAAAGTAAATACAAAGACTGCCAATATAATTGGTCCTTTTAACTCATCTAAAATATATTTATTTATTATTTTCATAATTCACCTTATAGCATTGTATTAATATTCTTTTCAATAATTTTTTTTGTTGCATTCTTATTAAAATCTTCCACAAGTATATCAGGAATATAAGCTTCAAAACTTGGAACAATTTCGTAGAATATACTTATTGCAGAACTTCCTTGCGAATATTTTTCCAATGAAGGTGCTAACTTTGTACTATAAGTATAAACTAATATTATCACAAGTGAAACTATTAATGCTTTTATAAAACCAGCTACCCCTCCCATCATTTTATTAAAGAAACCTTTTTTTAAACCTTTAAATGCTTTTTTTACAAATATCAGTATCATAGACACAACTAGATATACTGTTATAAAAGTTACTATATAAGTTATTACATAGTTATTTTCAAAGGAAGCATCAGATCTTTTTAAAAATTTTAAAACAACTGGTGTATATATTTTTGTTATAAGTAAATTAACTGCAAAACCAAACACTGAGATAATCTCCACAAAAATACCATTTTTTATTCCACTGAATATTCCTAATATAAAAATTATTAAAATTAAAATATCTAAATACATTATTTTCCTCCTAGTTTATCTTCCTTCTACCTTAACCCATAAGGCTTTTAAATACAGTGTTTCAGGGATATGTAATATCCAAGGGTGATCTTCTGGTTGATAATTTATTCCCATAACACTTAAAAGTTTATTATTTTTTGAAGCAGACATTCTAGTTACTTCAATCAAGTCTTGCAAACTTATATGATATGCACAGGTAATAACTCCTAAAATTCCACCATCTTCTAAAAGTTTAAAACTCTTATCACATAAATCTAAGAAAAAATCTCTTCCTTTATATATTTCAGTTTTCTTTTTTATAAGTGAAGGTGGATCAAGAGTTATAATATCAAACTTTTTATTTCTTGTAGCTAAACTATTTAGCATAAGAAAAGCATCTCCTTCTATTGTAGAAAAATCTGCTGTAAATTCATTTAATTTATAATTTTCATGACATAATTCAAGTGCATGACTATCTTTATCCATAGCAATAACTTCTTTGGCACCATTTTTCAATGCTGACATAGAAAAACCACCACTACTTGAAAAAACATCTAAAAATCTTGTTTGATTATTGATGTATTTAGCTATAAATTTTCTTGAATTTCTCTGATCTAAAAAGAAACCTGTTTTTTGACCATCAACTATATCTATACTATATTTGACTCCATTATCTATCATAATAGTTCTTTCAGGAATTTCTCCAAAAATTATTCCAGTTTTTGTTTCAACACCTTCTATAACTCTATTTTCTACATCACTTCTTTCATAAATTCCCTTTGGCTTTAAACATTTTTTTACAGCTTCTATAATATCTTGTCTAAAAATTTCCACACCAGAATTTCTAAATTGGATAGATACATATTTATCAAATTTATCTATTATTAATCCTGGTATAAAATCTGCCTCAGAATAAAAAGCTCTCACACTATTTGTTTCATCTAACAAATGCTCTCTTTTTTCATAAGCATTTTTAATTCTTTCAAATATAAATTTTCTATCAATTTTTTCATCTTTTGTTGTTAAAATTCTTACAAAAGCTGATGTTCCTTCTGTAACATAACCCCTTGCTAAAAATTTCATATCATTTGTAATTACATCAACTATATCTCCTGTTTTAACATTTCCTATTGTGTCCTTTATTTCGTCTTTATACACATTAGGATAAAAATTTAAAATTTTTTGTTCCTTTTCTTTTTTTATAATGATTTTTGACATTCTAAACCTCTAAATATTTTCATGATTATTTATTATATCATAATTTTTATAAAAAATATTAAGAAAATTAAAAGAAGCAGTTATAATAAAATCTTTTTAAAAGTATCTTTACACTGTTAAGATTTTGTTATATAATCTTATCAAGATTAAGATTGTATAAAAGGAGGATTTATATGGAAAAAAGTTATCATCATGGAAATTTAAAAGAAGAGTTAATAAAAAAAGGTATAGAACTTATAAATGAAGTTGGTGAAAATAAATTATCATTAAGAAAACTTGCTATAATATGTGGTGTTAGTAATTCTGCTCCTTATACACATTTTAAAAGTAAAGATGAGCTACTGAAAGGAATGAGTCTTTATATCCTTAATTTACTTAAATTAGAATTAGAAAATACAAGAAAAAAATATAAAAATAAAGAAAATCTTTTAGTGATGTTAGGTAAAACTTATGTTATATTTTTTCTTAAAAATCCAAAATACTATTATTTTTTATCTTCAAGAAAAGATATTGAAATAGATTTATCTATAAAAATTGATAATAATAATATGACTGCATTGGATATATTAAAAGAAGAAGCTATTAATAAATTTTCAAAACTTGGTATTTCAAATGAAGATATACAAAATAAAATTCTAGCTATGTGGTCTTTAGTTGCTGGCTTAATAGCAGTAATAAATATGACAAGTAAAAATTATCTTGAAAATTGGGAGTGTAAAATTGAAGAAATTATAAAGGCAAGTTTTATTACTTATTGTAAAGAAAATTAAGAAGGAGGGGTGATATGGAAATAATTATACATGACCTACCTGAAGAAAAATTAAAAACTATATATGGAATTATTGATAACAGTTTAGTAATTACTAACAATAAAAAAATTAAAAGTTGTACAGGTTGCTTTTATTGTTGGATTAAAAATCCAGGTGAATGTAGAATAAAAGATGGTTATGATAATCTAGCTGAATTATATTCAAAGGTAGAAAAAATAATAATTATAAGTAGATGTTGTTATGGTTCGTATAGCCCTTTTATAAAAAATGTATTAGACAGAAGTATTCCATACTTACTTCCATTCTTTAAAATTAAAAACAAAGAAATGCATCATACAATAAGATATAAAAAAAAATTGTATTTTGAGCTATATTTTTACGGAGAAGATATAGCTGATGAAGAAAAAGAAATTGCTAAAAATATGGTTAAAGCCAATTGTATTAATCTAAATGTCACTAACTTTACTGTTTCTTTTTTAGAAACTATTAGTTAAATGGAGAATATTATGAAAATAACAATTATAAATGGCAGTCCAAGATTCAAAAAAAGTAATTCTGAAATATTAAAAAATTATTTATTAAATTTTATAAAAGAAAATGAAATTAATGAATTTTTTTCATTTTCTATTAAATTAGATGATGATATAAAAACTGATATTTACAACAGTGATATTTTAATTTTTATTTTTCCTCTTTATGTTGACAGTATTCCAGCTAATTTATTAGATTTACTTGTAAGATTTGAGGATGAGAATGTTATAAATTCCAAAACAAAAATTTATTGCATAGTTAATAATGGTTTCTTTGAAGGAGTCCAAAATCATTTAGCTATATCTCAAATAAGATGTTGGAGTAAAAAGGTAAATGCACAATGGGGACAAGGAATTGGAGTTGGTGGGGGAGAGTTACTTTCTCACTTAAAGAAAGTTCCATTAGGACAAGGACCTTTAAAAAATTTAGGAATAATATTAGAAAAATTCTCTAAAAATATACTCTCATTAAAAGGTGATGAAGATATTTACATCAATCCTAATTATCCAAAAATTTTATATTTTCTTCAAGCTAATATTTCTTGGTTTATAGAAGGAAGAAAAAATAAATTAAAATTTAGGGATTTATTTAAAAAAATTTAGAATAAATAGAAATAACAAAGTTTATTTATTATGATAGGAGGTTTTTATATGGAAAAAATATGTATAGTCTATGATTCAATGCATAATATGAATACAGAAAAATTAGTTTTATCTTTAAAAGAAAACTATAATGATGTGGATATTATAAAAGTAAATAATTTTGATATAAATGCCATAGATAATTACCCAAAAATTGGTTTAGCTTCTGGAATATATTGGGGAAGATTTTCTAAAAATATTGAAGAGCTGTTAGATAAAATTTTAGATAGTGATGTAAAAAATCTATTTTTTATATATACTTCTGGTATAGGAAAAGTTAGATATGAAAAAAAATTAATTAAAAGACTTGAAGAAAAAAATAAAATTTGTCTTGGAATATTTAGTTGTAAAGGTTTTGATAAATATGGACCTTTTAAATTAATAGGGGGAATAAATAAAGGAAAACCTAATGAGAAAGACATT is a genomic window of Fusobacterium nucleatum containing:
- a CDS encoding LptF/LptG family permease, whose protein sequence is MIKKMDIYISKYFIKFFLMNIIGFMGVFLLAQTFKIIKYINQGKLAGGEIFDYILNLLPKMFVETAPLSVLLAGLITISIMASNLEIVSLKTSGIRFLRIVRAPLIIAFVISLFVFFVNNSIYTKSLAKINFYRRGEIDETLKLPTTKENAFFINNTEGYLYLMGKINRETGLAENIEVVKFNTEISKPKEIITAKSAKFDTEENKWIFSNVNIYNVETKETTAKIEYKSNLYKDDPSNFIKASAEDPRMLTIKELKKTIKEQKNIGEDTRIYLAELAKRYSFPFASFIVAFIGLSVSSKYVRGGRTTMNLVICVVAGYGYYLVSGAFEAMSLNGILNPFIASWVPNILYLIIGIYFMNRAEY
- a CDS encoding LptF/LptG family permease, which codes for MKIINKYILDELKGPIILAVFVFTFIFLLDIVVTMMEHIIVKGISVFDVLRLLSFYIPPILTQTIPIGMFLGIMICFTKFSRNSESVAMVSTGMSIRDILKPILAIAIGASIFIVFLQESIIPRSFIKLKYVGTKIAYENPVFQLKEKTFIDNLDEYSIYVDEVSSDGKAKNIIAFEKPEDKNKFPMVLTGEEAFWKDSAIIIKESQFVSFDEKGKKNLVGTFDEKRVVLTAYFQDLNIKIKDVEALSIIDLIKGLKKVEATEVIKYKIEIFRKLALVFSTVPLAVIGFCLSLGHHRISKKYSFVLAMIIVFAYIIFLNIGIVMATAGKLNPFIATWTPNLLLYLLGYKLYKAKEVRGI
- a CDS encoding CvpA family protein, which codes for MYLDILILIIFILGIFSGIKNGIFVEIISVFGFAVNLLITKIYTPVVLKFLKRSDASFENNYVITYIVTFITVYLVVSMILIFVKKAFKGLKKGFFNKMMGGVAGFIKALIVSLVIILVYTYSTKLAPSLEKYSQGSSAISIFYEIVPSFEAYIPDILVEDFNKNATKKIIEKNINTML
- a CDS encoding class I SAM-dependent rRNA methyltransferase, yielding MSKIIIKKEKEQKILNFYPNVYKDEIKDTIGNVKTGDIVDVITNDMKFLARGYVTEGTSAFVRILTTKDEKIDRKFIFERIKNAYEKREHLLDETNSVRAFYSEADFIPGLIIDKFDKYVSIQFRNSGVEIFRQDIIEAVKKCLKPKGIYERSDVENRVIEGVETKTGIIFGEIPERTIMIDNGVKYSIDIVDGQKTGFFLDQRNSRKFIAKYINNQTRFLDVFSSSGGFSMSALKNGAKEVIAMDKDSHALELCHENYKLNEFTADFSTIEGDAFLMLNSLATRNKKFDIITLDPPSLIKKKTEIYKGRDFFLDLCDKSFKLLEDGGILGVITCAYHISLQDLIEVTRMSASKNNKLLSVMGINYQPEDHPWILHIPETLYLKALWVKVEGR
- a CDS encoding TetR/AcrR family transcriptional regulator; translation: MEKSYHHGNLKEELIKKGIELINEVGENKLSLRKLAIICGVSNSAPYTHFKSKDELLKGMSLYILNLLKLELENTRKKYKNKENLLVMLGKTYVIFFLKNPKYYYFLSSRKDIEIDLSIKIDNNNMTALDILKEEAINKFSKLGISNEDIQNKILAMWSLVAGLIAVINMTSKNYLENWECKIEEIIKASFITYCKEN
- a CDS encoding flavodoxin family protein, encoding MEIIIHDLPEEKLKTIYGIIDNSLVITNNKKIKSCTGCFYCWIKNPGECRIKDGYDNLAELYSKVEKIIIISRCCYGSYSPFIKNVLDRSIPYLLPFFKIKNKEMHHTIRYKKKLYFELYFYGEDIADEEKEIAKNMVKANCINLNVTNFTVSFLETIS
- a CDS encoding flavodoxin family protein, which codes for MEKICIVYDSMHNMNTEKLVLSLKENYNDVDIIKVNNFDINAIDNYPKIGLASGIYWGRFSKNIEELLDKILDSDVKNLFFIYTSGIGKVRYEKKLIKRLEEKNKICLGIFSCKGFDKYGPFKLIGGINKGKPNEKDIQNLIKFFENI